From a region of the Castanea sativa cultivar Marrone di Chiusa Pesio chromosome 10, ASM4071231v1 genome:
- the LOC142613609 gene encoding peptidyl-prolyl cis-trans isomerase CYP21-4-like isoform X2 produces the protein MARIKPQALLQQSKKKKGPARMNLTTIILFSLIVVLIVFFLFSTYRHWTHRSRFQSDNGLFVSEGENEYGDPKKSDVPGYAVLNTSKGHIAVELYKKSFPEVVDEFIDLCQKGHFNGMPFNLVIKHTVIQAGKNQKFGASEDWTSRGKHYSQLDSSLKHKAFMLGTSKGKRDNKGFELFITTAPITNLNEKVIVFGRVVKGEDVVQEIEEVDTDENYEPKSSIGIINVSLRQKI, from the exons ATGGCGAGAATCAAACCTCAAGCTCTGCTACAACAaagcaaaaagaagaaggggCCAGCTCGAATGAATCTCACTACTATCATTCTATTCAGTTTGATTGTTGTGTTGATTGTGTTTTTCCTGTTTTCTACATACAGACATTGGACTCACAG GTCAAGATTTCAATCAGACAATGGCTTATTCGTTTCTGAG GGTGAGAATGAATATGGGGATCCAAAGAAATCTGATGTCCCTGGATATGCT GTTTTGAATACCTCAAAAGGCCATATAGCAGTAGAACTTTACAAGAAAAGTTTTCCTGAAGTTGTTGATGAATTCATTGACTTATG TCAAAAGGGGCACTTCAACGGGATGCCTTTTAACCTTGTTATAAAACACACTGTGATTCAGGCAGGAAAAAACCAAAAGTTTGGAGCATCAGAAGATTGGACTTCGAGAGGAAAGCATTACAGTCAACTTGACTCAag TCTGAAACACAAAGCTTTTATGCTTGGAACTTCTAAGGGTAAACGTGATAACAAAGGATTTGAGCTGTTTATTACAACTGCACCAATCACAAACTTAAATGAGAAGGTTATTGTATTTGGGCGGGTCGTCAAGGGAGAGGATGTTGTTCAG GAAATTGAAGAGGTGGATACAGACGAAAATTATGAACCGAAATCTTCTATTGGGATCATCAACGTGAGTCTGAGACAGAAAATATGA
- the LOC142613609 gene encoding peptidyl-prolyl cis-trans isomerase CYP21-4-like isoform X1: protein MARIKPQALLQQSKKKKGPARMNLTTIILFSLIVVLIVFFLFSTYRHWTHRSRFQSDNGLFVSEGENEYGDPKKSDVPGYAVLNTSKGHIAVELYKKSFPEVVDEFIDLCQKGHFNGMPFNLVIKHTVIQAGKNQKFGASEDWTSRGKHYSQLDSSSLKHKAFMLGTSKGKRDNKGFELFITTAPITNLNEKVIVFGRVVKGEDVVQEIEEVDTDENYEPKSSIGIINVSLRQKI from the exons ATGGCGAGAATCAAACCTCAAGCTCTGCTACAACAaagcaaaaagaagaaggggCCAGCTCGAATGAATCTCACTACTATCATTCTATTCAGTTTGATTGTTGTGTTGATTGTGTTTTTCCTGTTTTCTACATACAGACATTGGACTCACAG GTCAAGATTTCAATCAGACAATGGCTTATTCGTTTCTGAG GGTGAGAATGAATATGGGGATCCAAAGAAATCTGATGTCCCTGGATATGCT GTTTTGAATACCTCAAAAGGCCATATAGCAGTAGAACTTTACAAGAAAAGTTTTCCTGAAGTTGTTGATGAATTCATTGACTTATG TCAAAAGGGGCACTTCAACGGGATGCCTTTTAACCTTGTTATAAAACACACTGTGATTCAGGCAGGAAAAAACCAAAAGTTTGGAGCATCAGAAGATTGGACTTCGAGAGGAAAGCATTACAGTCAACTTGACTCAag CAGTCTGAAACACAAAGCTTTTATGCTTGGAACTTCTAAGGGTAAACGTGATAACAAAGGATTTGAGCTGTTTATTACAACTGCACCAATCACAAACTTAAATGAGAAGGTTATTGTATTTGGGCGGGTCGTCAAGGGAGAGGATGTTGTTCAG GAAATTGAAGAGGTGGATACAGACGAAAATTATGAACCGAAATCTTCTATTGGGATCATCAACGTGAGTCTGAGACAGAAAATATGA